Proteins co-encoded in one Gracilimonas sp. genomic window:
- a CDS encoding tetratricopeptide repeat protein: MKVFKRSSIAIVLALMATTVFAQTKTDAVKAYNAGYEEAKSGNYEAAIASYTQALTIARQLGPEGEDIVDRVEQQIPAAYFNKARSQYQEYQKSKSLEALDATIEAFREVVDVGEEYNDDRVTPIAKRNIPVLLYQKSVTLYSNDELEKANEAVEKAIKENSNYAVAYYQKAKIIKKQNDTDGDGIIDQNVDELLNWYDQAIAKAEATNNSDIAEKAREAAHDELLAVGTRQSEAGDTKTAMETLNRALNYDDESADVYYRLAEASNKAGSYEQAVEYATTALDHESGGKTDKAKIYFELGYAHQTLGNKSVACDAFTNALYGSFKSPAQHKMEYELKCETAR; encoded by the coding sequence ATGAAGGTTTTTAAAAGAAGTTCAATAGCGATTGTTTTGGCTTTGATGGCAACTACAGTTTTTGCTCAAACTAAAACAGATGCTGTGAAGGCTTACAATGCAGGATATGAAGAAGCCAAATCAGGCAATTATGAAGCTGCTATTGCATCGTACACACAGGCACTGACTATTGCAAGACAACTTGGTCCAGAAGGTGAAGACATTGTGGACAGAGTTGAGCAGCAAATTCCTGCTGCATATTTCAACAAGGCCAGAAGCCAGTATCAGGAGTATCAAAAGAGTAAAAGTCTGGAAGCTTTAGATGCTACCATTGAGGCGTTCCGGGAAGTTGTTGATGTTGGTGAGGAATACAATGACGACCGTGTTACACCAATCGCCAAGCGAAATATTCCGGTTCTGTTATACCAAAAATCTGTAACGCTTTATTCTAACGACGAGCTGGAAAAAGCTAACGAGGCTGTTGAAAAAGCAATAAAAGAAAATTCAAATTATGCGGTAGCTTACTACCAAAAGGCGAAAATCATCAAGAAGCAGAATGATACCGATGGAGATGGTATTATTGACCAAAATGTTGATGAACTGCTTAACTGGTACGACCAAGCTATTGCCAAGGCAGAGGCAACCAACAACTCAGACATTGCTGAGAAAGCCCGAGAAGCTGCCCACGATGAACTGCTTGCTGTTGGAACTCGTCAATCAGAAGCCGGTGACACCAAAACGGCTATGGAAACATTAAACAGAGCTCTCAACTACGACGATGAGTCAGCTGATGTGTATTACCGACTTGCCGAAGCCAGCAACAAAGCAGGAAGTTATGAGCAGGCTGTAGAGTATGCCACAACAGCTTTAGATCATGAAAGTGGTGGTAAAACCGATAAGGCAAAAATCTACTTTGAGTTGGGATATGCCCACCAAACATTAGGTAATAAATCAGTAGCCTGCGACGCATTCACCAATGCTTTATATGGTTCATTCAAATCACCGGCTCAGCATAAAATGGAATATGAGCTTAAGTGTGAAACTGCTCGTTAA
- a CDS encoding TIGR00730 family Rossman fold protein, which translates to MSEEQREFQKKSQANGYDRDIWSVFKIMGELVEGYDKLFQIGPCISIFGSARTKSENEYYQLAVETADKITQKGFGVITGGGPGIMEAANKGAEVGKGKSVGLGINLPFEQGINQHVDPDFSINFNYFFVRKVMFVKYAQGFIVFPGGFGTLDELFESLTLIQTRKIDQIPIVLFGSEYWSGLVDWMEKTMKEWGTISDKDTDLFHVTDSTDEAVKIICDFYSKKEPMPNFYF; encoded by the coding sequence ATGAGTGAAGAACAAAGAGAATTTCAAAAAAAGAGCCAGGCGAACGGGTACGACCGTGACATCTGGAGTGTATTTAAAATTATGGGCGAACTTGTGGAGGGCTACGATAAGCTTTTCCAGATAGGCCCTTGCATTTCTATTTTCGGTTCTGCCCGAACCAAATCCGAAAATGAGTATTATCAACTTGCGGTAGAAACGGCGGATAAAATTACCCAGAAAGGTTTCGGTGTAATTACAGGGGGAGGGCCGGGCATCATGGAAGCCGCAAATAAAGGAGCCGAAGTAGGGAAAGGAAAATCAGTTGGGCTGGGAATTAACCTGCCCTTTGAGCAGGGCATAAACCAACATGTGGACCCGGACTTCAGCATCAACTTTAACTACTTTTTTGTACGAAAGGTGATGTTCGTGAAATACGCACAGGGCTTTATTGTATTCCCCGGTGGATTTGGAACCCTTGATGAATTGTTCGAAAGTCTTACACTTATCCAAACCCGCAAGATCGATCAGATTCCGATTGTTCTTTTTGGCAGCGAGTATTGGTCTGGTTTGGTTGACTGGATGGAGAAAACAATGAAAGAGTGGGGTACCATTTCTGATAAGGATACCGACCTGTTTCATGTCACAGATTCAACCGATGAGGCGGTAAAAATAATCTGCGATTTTTACAGCAAAAAAGAGCCTATGCCAAACTTTTACTTTTAA